From one Streptomyces chromofuscus genomic stretch:
- a CDS encoding PPA1309 family protein yields the protein MSNTPMAASPLTRAVLEIDEYASGLGWDQPARLFALVDTARLRVQEPALAAQLGLGDEPDAAGLTPIEQDEIPTDKPLDEFLGTIAWPDAVAGCALTVERLMLPPSAEAQVPDDLDEAALAKWVARHPERQEVRMTVAVLRDGARESALRLREKDSPTEVLTGSELVPGLAEALAATFAD from the coding sequence ATGTCCAACACACCCATGGCGGCGAGCCCGCTCACCCGGGCCGTACTCGAGATCGACGAGTACGCCTCCGGCCTCGGCTGGGACCAGCCCGCACGCCTTTTCGCCCTCGTAGACACCGCGCGGCTGCGGGTCCAGGAACCCGCGCTGGCGGCGCAGCTCGGCCTGGGTGACGAGCCGGACGCCGCCGGTCTCACCCCGATCGAGCAGGACGAGATTCCAACGGACAAGCCGCTCGACGAGTTCCTCGGCACCATCGCCTGGCCCGACGCGGTGGCCGGCTGCGCGCTCACGGTGGAGCGGCTGATGCTGCCGCCGTCCGCCGAGGCCCAGGTCCCCGACGACCTGGACGAGGCCGCGCTGGCCAAGTGGGTCGCCCGGCACCCCGAGCGCCAGGAGGTCCGCATGACGGTGGCCGTGCTGCGCGACGGCGCGCGCGAGTCGGCCCTGCGACTGCGCGAGAAGGACTCCCCGACGGAGGTCCTCACCGGTTCCGAGCTGGTGCCGGGCCTCGCGGAGGCGCTGGCGGCCACGTTCGCGGACTGA
- a CDS encoding Fur family transcriptional regulator, with product MSDLLERLRGRGWRMTAQRRVVAEVLDGEHVHLTADEVHARAVAKLPEISRATVYNTLGELVSLGEVLEVSTDKRAKRYDPNARQPHHHLVCAQCGAIRDVHPRGNPLADLPDSERFGFTVSDVEVTYRGVCPNCASA from the coding sequence ATGAGCGACCTTCTGGAGAGGCTGCGCGGACGCGGATGGCGGATGACCGCGCAGCGACGCGTCGTGGCCGAGGTCCTTGACGGCGAACACGTCCATCTGACGGCCGACGAGGTGCACGCCAGGGCTGTCGCCAAGCTGCCCGAGATCTCCCGGGCGACGGTCTACAACACGCTGGGCGAGCTGGTCTCCCTCGGCGAGGTGCTCGAGGTCAGCACGGACAAGCGTGCCAAGCGGTACGACCCGAACGCACGCCAGCCGCACCACCACCTGGTCTGCGCCCAGTGCGGCGCGATCCGCGACGTGCACCCGAGGGGCAACCCGCTGGCCGACCTCCCCGACTCGGAGCGCTTCGGCTTCACGGTCTCGGACGTCGAGGTGACGTACCGCGGCGTGTGCCCGAACTGCGCGTCCGCGTAA
- a CDS encoding YlbL family protein produces the protein MPRRTATMLASTLMLIALLCAGVLIPVPYAEMSPGPTVNTLGDHDGEPVLQISGHKTYPTDGHLNMTTVRVTSADYRMNLVEAVYGWLAHDNKVVPHDTLYPDGKTEQESTQENAEEFSQSQESAKVAALKELGVAVESWVIVSTVVKDSPAQGRLHAGDVIKAVDGTTVTAPADVAELVTRHKPGQDVVFTIVPAKEQAAAEKEKREPLKTEKVTITTRASDDAGEKRAIVGISAGTDHTFPFSIDIKLADVGGPSAGLMFALGIYDKLTPGSLTGGSFVAGTGTIDDDGTVGPIGGVEMKTVGARSKGAQYFLTPADNCAAAAKDTPEGLTLVKVDTIDDALGALKDIRDGDTAGLPRCTAKG, from the coding sequence ATGCCACGCCGCACCGCGACGATGCTCGCCTCCACCCTGATGCTGATCGCGCTCCTGTGCGCGGGAGTGCTCATCCCCGTGCCGTACGCGGAGATGTCCCCGGGGCCGACGGTGAACACGTTGGGGGACCACGACGGCGAGCCGGTGCTGCAGATCTCCGGGCACAAGACCTACCCGACGGACGGTCACCTCAACATGACCACCGTCCGCGTCACCAGCGCCGACTACCGGATGAACCTCGTCGAGGCGGTCTACGGCTGGCTGGCGCACGACAACAAGGTCGTTCCGCACGACACCCTCTACCCGGACGGCAAGACCGAGCAGGAGTCGACGCAGGAGAACGCCGAGGAGTTCAGCCAGTCCCAGGAGAGCGCCAAGGTCGCCGCCCTGAAGGAACTCGGCGTAGCGGTGGAGTCCTGGGTGATCGTCTCCACCGTCGTGAAGGACTCCCCGGCCCAGGGCAGGCTGCACGCCGGTGACGTGATCAAGGCGGTCGACGGGACGACGGTAACGGCGCCCGCGGACGTGGCCGAGCTCGTGACCCGACACAAACCGGGCCAGGACGTCGTCTTCACCATCGTGCCCGCCAAGGAGCAGGCCGCGGCCGAGAAGGAGAAACGGGAACCGCTGAAGACCGAGAAGGTCACGATCACCACCAGGGCCTCCGACGACGCCGGCGAGAAGCGCGCCATCGTCGGCATCTCGGCCGGCACCGACCACACCTTCCCGTTCAGCATCGACATCAAGCTCGCGGACGTCGGCGGGCCGAGCGCCGGCCTGATGTTCGCGCTCGGAATCTACGACAAGCTCACCCCGGGTTCGCTCACCGGCGGATCGTTCGTCGCCGGCACCGGCACCATAGACGACGACGGGACGGTCGGCCCGATCGGTGGCGTCGAGATGAAGACCGTCGGTGCGCGCAGCAAGGGCGCCCAGTACTTCCTGACGCCCGCCGACAACTGCGCGGCCGCCGCCAAGGACACCCCCGAGGGCCTGACCCTCGTCAAGGTCGACACCATCGACGACGCCCTCGGCGCCCTGAAGGACATCCGCGACGGCGACACCGCCGGCCTGCCGAGGTGCACGGCCAAGGGCTGA
- a CDS encoding UPF0182 family membrane protein: MPDRGGGPTGPRIRVGRPSRRVRTLLMTLGVLAVLGMAFTMFAGFWTDWLWYRSVNYSSVFTTTLWTKIGLFFVFGLLMAVAVGFNIWLAHRLRPPLSAMSLEQQSLDRYRMGIAPYKKWLLFGITALVGLIAGASASGQWRTWLMWVNGVPFGQKDPQFNLDVAFYAFDLPWYRFLLGFGFAAAILSLIAASLTHYLYGGLRVSSPGARATAAATGHLSVLIGIFVALKAVAYWLDRYGLAVKSSDFKATDNWTGLRYVDANAYLPAKTILFCIAVICALLFFSTIWRRTWQLPLIGFGLMVLSAILIGGLYPAIVQKFQVQPNEQAKEAPYVEKNLAATREAYGIDGTQVTEYSGTANTKDTAKLRDDVDSTASIRIMDPNIISPTFQQLQQMRKYYAFPTNLDVDRYGAGGTEQDTVIGLRELNYAGIDKKNWINNHFRYTHGYGAVAAKGTAVDSEGRPVFTESDLPSKGQLGQYEQRIYYGEKTNTYSIVGGPQKEIDYSDDSGEKTYSYEGKSGVNLENPINRAAYAVALNEPQIIYSGAIGDGSRILYNRTPKQRVEAVAPWLTIDGDAYPAVVNNRIQWIVDAYTTTNGYPYASRTTLGDTTADSLTATNDQRAVVAQQNQVNYIRNSVKATVDAYTGEVKLYQWDTQDPVLKTWMKAFPGTVEPRSEISGALMDHLRYPQDLFKVQRELLTRYHVKDADTFLSGSEVWQVPDDPTNKSGDAVPPYYLSMRMPDQQEQAFSLTTTFTPNGRDNLSAFMAVDAEAGKSDYGKIRILKLPTSTTVNGPKQVQSQFNSEQDIAESIRLLRGGDSEVEYGNLLTVPLDGGLLYVEPVYVRGGGLQYPLLRKVLVSYGGNTAFEDTLDEALNKVFGAEGSTPPPEEDTGEGDGDTTPPPPTSDNPTVQEALNDAQKAFEAGQEALKNGDWEAYGKAQADLEAALRKAEEAQSRAGGSGGAGGGAASSPSPTGSPSPTGSPSPTRSPQSG; this comes from the coding sequence ATGCCGGACCGCGGCGGAGGCCCGACGGGGCCACGGATCAGAGTGGGCCGCCCGTCCCGGCGTGTCCGGACCCTGCTCATGACCTTGGGTGTCCTTGCCGTGCTCGGCATGGCGTTCACCATGTTCGCGGGCTTCTGGACGGACTGGCTCTGGTACCGGTCGGTCAACTACTCCTCCGTCTTCACCACCACCCTGTGGACCAAGATCGGGCTCTTCTTCGTCTTCGGCCTGCTCATGGCCGTCGCCGTCGGGTTCAACATCTGGCTGGCCCACCGGCTGCGCCCCCCGCTGAGCGCGATGTCGCTGGAGCAGCAGAGCCTCGACCGCTACCGGATGGGCATCGCGCCGTACAAGAAGTGGCTGCTGTTCGGGATCACCGCCCTGGTGGGTCTGATCGCGGGCGCTTCCGCGTCCGGGCAGTGGCGGACCTGGCTGATGTGGGTCAACGGCGTGCCGTTCGGGCAGAAGGACCCCCAGTTCAACCTGGACGTCGCCTTCTACGCCTTCGACCTGCCGTGGTACCGGTTCCTGCTCGGCTTCGGCTTCGCCGCCGCCATCCTCTCCCTGATCGCGGCCTCGCTCACGCACTACCTGTACGGCGGGCTGCGCGTCTCCAGCCCGGGCGCGCGCGCCACGGCCGCCGCGACCGGCCATCTGTCGGTCCTCATCGGCATCTTCGTCGCGCTGAAGGCGGTCGCCTACTGGCTCGACCGGTACGGCCTGGCGGTCAAGTCCAGCGACTTCAAGGCGACGGACAACTGGACGGGCCTGCGGTACGTCGACGCCAACGCCTACCTGCCGGCCAAGACGATCCTGTTCTGCATCGCCGTCATCTGCGCCCTGCTGTTCTTCTCCACGATCTGGCGTCGCACCTGGCAGCTGCCGTTGATCGGCTTCGGCCTGATGGTGCTCTCGGCGATCCTGATCGGCGGGCTGTACCCGGCGATCGTGCAGAAGTTCCAGGTCCAGCCGAACGAGCAGGCCAAGGAAGCCCCGTACGTCGAGAAGAACCTCGCGGCGACACGTGAGGCCTACGGCATCGACGGCACGCAGGTCACCGAGTACTCGGGCACGGCCAACACCAAGGACACCGCCAAGCTGCGGGACGACGTCGACTCCACGGCGAGCATCCGCATCATGGACCCGAACATCATCTCGCCGACCTTCCAGCAGCTCCAGCAGATGCGGAAGTACTACGCGTTCCCGACCAATCTGGACGTCGACCGCTACGGCGCGGGCGGCACGGAGCAGGACACGGTCATCGGTCTGCGCGAGCTGAACTACGCGGGTATCGACAAGAAGAACTGGATCAACAACCACTTCCGCTACACCCACGGCTACGGCGCGGTCGCCGCGAAGGGCACCGCCGTGGACTCAGAGGGCCGCCCGGTCTTCACCGAGTCGGACCTGCCGTCCAAGGGCCAGCTCGGCCAGTACGAGCAGCGGATCTACTACGGCGAGAAGACCAACACGTACTCGATCGTCGGCGGTCCCCAGAAGGAGATCGACTACTCCGACGACAGCGGTGAGAAGACCTACAGCTACGAGGGCAAGAGCGGCGTCAACCTGGAGAACCCGATAAACCGGGCCGCCTACGCCGTGGCGCTCAACGAGCCGCAGATCATCTACTCCGGTGCGATCGGCGACGGTTCGCGGATCCTGTACAACCGCACGCCCAAGCAGCGCGTCGAGGCCGTCGCCCCGTGGCTGACCATCGACGGCGACGCCTACCCGGCGGTCGTCAACAACCGGATCCAGTGGATCGTCGACGCGTACACGACCACGAACGGATACCCGTACGCCTCGCGCACGACCCTCGGTGACACCACCGCCGACTCGCTGACCGCGACCAACGACCAGCGCGCCGTGGTGGCCCAGCAGAACCAGGTCAACTACATCCGCAACTCGGTGAAGGCGACCGTCGACGCGTACACCGGCGAGGTCAAGCTCTACCAGTGGGACACCCAGGACCCGGTCCTCAAGACCTGGATGAAGGCGTTCCCCGGCACGGTCGAGCCCCGCAGTGAGATCTCCGGCGCCCTGATGGACCATCTCCGGTACCCGCAGGACCTGTTCAAGGTCCAGCGTGAGCTGCTGACCCGCTACCACGTGAAGGACGCCGACACCTTCCTCAGCGGCAGCGAGGTGTGGCAGGTGCCGGACGACCCGACCAACAAGTCGGGTGACGCGGTGCCGCCGTACTACCTCAGCATGAGGATGCCCGACCAGCAGGAGCAGGCGTTCTCGCTGACGACGACCTTCACTCCCAACGGCCGGGACAATCTGAGCGCGTTCATGGCGGTCGACGCCGAGGCGGGCAAGAGCGACTACGGCAAGATCAGAATCCTGAAACTGCCGACGAGCACCACGGTCAACGGACCCAAGCAGGTGCAGAGCCAGTTCAACTCCGAACAGGACATCGCCGAATCCATCCGGCTGCTGCGAGGCGGCGACTCGGAGGTGGAGTACGGCAACCTGCTGACGGTGCCGCTGGACGGCGGACTGCTGTACGTCGAGCCGGTCTACGTACGCGGTGGCGGGCTCCAGTACCCGCTGCTGCGCAAGGTGCTGGTGAGCTACGGCGGCAACACCGCGTTCGAGGACACCCTGGACGAGGCCCTCAACAAGGTGTTCGGGGCGGAGGGTTCGACCCCGCCGCCGGAGGAGGACACCGGCGAGGGCGACGGCGACACCACGCCGCCACCACCGACGAGTGACAACCCGACGGTCCAGGAGGCGCTCAACGACGCCCAGAAGGCCTTCGAGGCCGGCCAGGAGGCGTTGAAGAACGGCGACTGGGAGGCGTACGGAAAGGCGCAGGCTGACCTGGAGGCGGCGCTGCGGAAGGCCGAGGAGGCGCAGTCGCGGGCCGGCGGCTCCGGAGGTGCAGGCGGCGGCGCCGCCAGCAGTCCGAGCCCGACCGGCAGTCCAAGTCCGACCGGCAGTCCGAGTCCCACCCGCAGTCCGCAGAGCGGCTGA
- a CDS encoding molybdenum cofactor biosynthesis protein MoaE, whose translation MAASNDHPGEHGAQEPIKLIAVRETPLSLDEVFRAVGDDAAGGTALFVGTVRNHDGGADVDELGYSCHPSAEAEMRRIAEKVVAEFPVRALAAVHRVGDLEVGDLAVVVAVSCPHRGEAFEACRKLIDDLKHEVPIWKHQKFSDGSEEWVGA comes from the coding sequence ATGGCAGCCAGTAACGATCACCCCGGTGAGCACGGCGCTCAGGAGCCCATCAAGCTGATCGCCGTCCGCGAGACGCCGCTCTCCCTCGACGAGGTCTTCCGGGCCGTCGGCGACGACGCCGCCGGGGGAACCGCCCTGTTCGTGGGCACCGTGCGCAATCACGACGGGGGCGCAGACGTCGACGAGCTCGGGTACTCCTGTCACCCGAGCGCCGAGGCCGAGATGCGGCGGATCGCCGAGAAGGTCGTCGCCGAGTTCCCGGTGCGGGCGCTGGCCGCCGTACACCGTGTGGGGGATCTGGAGGTCGGGGATCTCGCGGTCGTGGTGGCCGTGTCCTGTCCCCACCGCGGTGAGGCCTTCGAGGCCTGCCGGAAGCTGATCGACGACCTCAAGCACGAGGTGCCGATCTGGAAGCACCAGAAGTTCTCGGACGGCTCCGAGGAGTGGGTCGGCGCGTAG
- a CDS encoding SDR family oxidoreductase has protein sequence MSSPDPQVRAARNLSAHPSPDHRPSTTALRAGHTPALRGPVVAVTGAASGVGALLTERLAASEEIKQVIAIDERRGECAAAQWHILDVRDPAIAEKLRGADVVVHLALDLDLETDGAARTAYNVRGTQTVLTAAAAVGVHRVVLCTSAMVYGALPDNELPLSEDAELRATAEATGVGDLLEIERLARRAPRAHPGLNVTVVRPAVLVGGTDTALTRYFESPRLLVVAGSRPAWQFCHVEDLCSALEYAVLEKVDGELAVGCDGWLEQEEVEELSGIRRMELPSAVALGAAARLHRIGLTPSPAGDLAYTMYPWVVSGSRLHDAGWRAGWTNEEVLAELLEEVSGRHTVAGRRLGRKDATAAGAAGATVALLGAAAVVRRARKARRRL, from the coding sequence GTGAGTTCCCCAGATCCGCAGGTTCGCGCAGCGCGAAACCTCTCCGCCCACCCGTCGCCCGACCACCGCCCCTCCACGACGGCGCTTCGCGCCGGCCACACGCCTGCCCTGCGCGGGCCCGTCGTCGCGGTCACCGGCGCCGCGTCCGGCGTGGGCGCGCTGCTCACCGAGCGACTGGCCGCCTCGGAGGAGATCAAGCAGGTCATCGCCATCGACGAGCGGCGCGGCGAGTGCGCGGCCGCGCAGTGGCACATCCTGGACGTGCGGGACCCGGCGATCGCGGAGAAGCTGCGCGGCGCGGACGTGGTGGTGCATCTGGCGCTCGACCTGGACCTGGAGACGGACGGGGCCGCCCGGACGGCGTACAACGTGCGCGGCACGCAGACCGTGCTGACCGCGGCCGCGGCGGTGGGCGTGCACCGGGTGGTGCTGTGCACGTCGGCCATGGTCTACGGGGCGCTGCCGGACAACGAGCTGCCGCTTTCGGAGGACGCCGAGCTGCGGGCGACGGCGGAGGCCACCGGGGTCGGGGACCTGCTGGAGATCGAGCGGCTGGCACGGCGGGCGCCGCGCGCCCATCCGGGGCTCAACGTCACCGTGGTGCGTCCCGCTGTCCTGGTCGGAGGCACCGACACCGCGCTGACCAGGTACTTCGAGTCGCCTCGACTACTCGTGGTCGCGGGATCGCGGCCGGCCTGGCAGTTCTGTCACGTCGAGGACCTGTGCAGCGCTCTGGAGTACGCCGTCCTGGAGAAGGTCGACGGGGAGCTCGCCGTGGGGTGCGACGGGTGGCTGGAGCAGGAGGAGGTCGAGGAGCTCAGCGGCATCCGGCGGATGGAGCTGCCGTCGGCGGTGGCGCTGGGGGCGGCGGCCCGGCTGCACCGGATCGGGCTCACGCCGTCGCCGGCGGGCGATCTGGCGTACACGATGTACCCCTGGGTGGTCAGCGGAAGCCGGCTGCACGACGCCGGGTGGCGGGCGGGGTGGACCAACGAGGAGGTGCTCGCCGAGCTGCTCGAGGAGGTCTCCGGGCGGCACACGGTGGCCGGGAGGCGACTGGGGCGCAAGGACGCCACGGCCGCGGGGGCCGCGGGGGCGACGGTCGCGCTGCTGGGCGCGGCGGCCGTGGTGCGCAGGGCCCGGAAGGCGCGGCGGCGGCTCTGA
- a CDS encoding tetratricopeptide repeat protein, which yields MDVMGDKATLCETGRFVQPTGQEEARDETGEAAEEARQRLAAEAGDIEAMSVLGAMLLRRGDLDGAESHLRAATAEGDRAAANNLGVLLHQRGYADEAAGWWRIAAVAGSAAAAHALGRHHRERGDEPAAEYWLRQSAEQGHVLGAYALADLLEHRGDDDAEQWMRVAAERGHREAAYRLARTLDRRTVHEGGAVADNGVGGAGRAGPRGYPEAASDEEAEQWYRQAAARGHRRAALHLGAILERRGELKEAGRWYLTSAKDGEPRAACALGFLLRDAGDEESAAVWWLRAAQDGDGNAANALGALHAERGQTQTAERWYRAAMDAGDVNGAYNLGLLCAEQGRTTQAEQWYRRAAYAGHREAANALAILLLQGGDETGAEPWFSKAAEAGSVDAAFNLGILYAKRGEDAAALRWYERAAAAGHTEAALQVGIARLRDGDELEAERHLRCAAGGGSAEAAYRLAAVLDARRPPVSPHELGEPSQEKSECEEWYERAAMQGHRRAQVRVGMLAAARGDVVEAARWYREAAEAGSRNGAFNLGLLLAREGSEPEAAVWWTRAADAGHGRAALRLALVYARRGELAEGQRWADRAVTLGPSEVAERAARLRDALREELSA from the coding sequence ATGGACGTTATGGGGGACAAGGCAACTCTGTGCGAGACAGGGCGATTTGTGCAGCCTACCGGCCAGGAGGAAGCCCGGGACGAAACGGGCGAAGCGGCCGAGGAGGCGCGTCAGCGGCTCGCCGCCGAGGCTGGTGACATCGAGGCGATGAGCGTTCTCGGGGCCATGCTGCTGCGCCGCGGCGATCTCGACGGAGCCGAATCCCATCTGCGCGCCGCGACCGCCGAGGGCGACCGCGCCGCCGCGAACAACCTGGGCGTCCTGCTGCACCAGCGCGGGTACGCCGACGAGGCCGCCGGATGGTGGCGGATCGCCGCCGTCGCCGGCAGCGCCGCCGCCGCGCACGCGCTCGGGCGGCACCACCGTGAGCGCGGCGACGAGCCGGCCGCCGAGTACTGGCTGCGGCAGTCCGCCGAGCAGGGACACGTCCTGGGGGCGTACGCGCTGGCCGATCTGCTGGAGCACCGGGGGGACGACGACGCCGAGCAGTGGATGCGGGTCGCCGCCGAGCGGGGGCACCGGGAAGCGGCGTACCGGCTGGCGCGGACCCTTGATCGCAGAACCGTGCACGAGGGCGGGGCCGTGGCTGACAACGGTGTCGGGGGCGCCGGTCGGGCCGGTCCGCGAGGCTACCCGGAGGCCGCTTCGGACGAGGAGGCCGAGCAGTGGTACCGGCAGGCCGCGGCGCGCGGGCATCGGCGGGCCGCGCTGCACCTCGGGGCGATCCTGGAGAGGCGCGGGGAGCTGAAGGAGGCCGGACGCTGGTATCTGACGTCCGCCAAGGACGGCGAGCCGCGCGCCGCCTGTGCGCTCGGGTTCCTGCTGCGCGACGCGGGGGACGAGGAGAGTGCCGCCGTGTGGTGGCTGCGGGCCGCGCAGGACGGCGACGGCAACGCGGCGAACGCGCTGGGCGCGCTGCACGCCGAGCGCGGGCAGACGCAGACCGCCGAGCGGTGGTACCGGGCGGCCATGGACGCCGGGGACGTCAACGGGGCGTACAACCTCGGGCTGCTCTGCGCGGAGCAGGGGCGGACCACGCAGGCCGAGCAGTGGTACCGGCGTGCCGCGTACGCCGGGCACCGCGAGGCGGCGAACGCGCTGGCGATCCTGCTGCTCCAGGGGGGCGACGAGACCGGGGCGGAGCCCTGGTTCTCCAAAGCCGCGGAGGCGGGGAGCGTGGACGCCGCGTTCAACCTGGGCATCCTGTACGCCAAGCGGGGCGAGGACGCGGCCGCGCTGCGGTGGTACGAGCGGGCGGCGGCCGCCGGGCACACCGAGGCGGCGTTGCAGGTCGGCATCGCGCGGCTGCGGGACGGGGACGAGCTGGAGGCGGAGCGGCATCTGCGGTGCGCGGCGGGGGGCGGCAGCGCGGAGGCGGCGTACCGGCTCGCGGCCGTCCTCGACGCGCGGCGGCCGCCGGTGTCGCCGCACGAGCTGGGGGAGCCGTCGCAGGAGAAGTCCGAGTGCGAGGAGTGGTACGAGCGGGCGGCGATGCAGGGGCACCGGCGCGCACAGGTGCGGGTCGGGATGCTCGCGGCGGCGCGCGGGGACGTGGTCGAGGCGGCCCGGTGGTACCGGGAGGCGGCCGAGGCGGGGTCGCGGAACGGGGCGTTCAACCTGGGGCTGCTGCTGGCTCGGGAGGGCAGTGAGCCGGAGGCGGCGGTGTGGTGGACGCGGGCGGCCGATGCCGGGCACGGGCGGGCGGCGTTGCGGCTCGCCCTCGTCTACGCGCGTCGTGGGGAGCTGGCGGAAGGGCAGCGGTGGGCCGATCGGGCGGTGACGCTGGGTCCGTCGGAGGTGGCCGAGCGGGCGGCGCGGCTGCGGGACGCGTTGCGCGAGGAGCTGTCGGCTTGA
- a CDS encoding zinc-dependent metalloprotease — MSDTPFGFGLPPEEPEDGDEGKKKDQQSGGGQGPANPFGFGGLPGAGGFGGPGADNPLAAMFGSLNPTDLGAAFQQLGQMLSYEGGPVNWDMAKQIARQTVSQGTPDGTKDASVGPAERTAVQEAVRLADLWLDDATSLPSGAASAVAWSRAEWVEATLPAWQELVDPVAERVGAAMGDVLPEEMQAMAGPLIGMMRSMGGAMFGTQIGQAVGVLAGEVVGSTDIGLPLGPAGKAALLPVNIEAFGKDLGVSKEEVRLYLALREAAHQRLFAHVPWLRSHLFGAVDGYARGIKVDTAKLEDVVGQFDPQNPEQLQDALQQGMFQPEDTPEQKAALARLETALALVEGWVDAVVHAAAKPRLSSADALRETLRRRRASGGPAEQTFATLIGLELRPRRLRDASRLWASLTDARGVDGRDALWAHPDMLPTAQDLDDPDGFVHREHLDFSELDKMLGEAADGSSGKPDLKKDEDDGKGDGAE; from the coding sequence GTGAGTGACACCCCATTCGGATTCGGCCTTCCGCCGGAGGAGCCGGAAGACGGCGACGAGGGCAAGAAGAAGGACCAGCAGAGCGGTGGTGGTCAGGGACCGGCCAACCCGTTCGGTTTCGGCGGGCTGCCCGGTGCCGGAGGCTTTGGTGGCCCCGGTGCGGACAATCCGCTCGCTGCCATGTTCGGTTCGCTGAACCCCACCGACCTGGGCGCCGCGTTCCAGCAGCTGGGCCAGATGCTCTCCTACGAGGGCGGCCCGGTGAACTGGGACATGGCCAAGCAGATCGCCCGCCAGACGGTCTCCCAGGGCACCCCGGACGGTACGAAGGACGCGAGCGTCGGCCCCGCCGAACGCACCGCGGTCCAGGAGGCCGTCCGCCTGGCCGACCTGTGGCTGGACGACGCGACGTCCCTGCCGTCCGGCGCCGCCTCCGCGGTGGCCTGGAGCCGCGCGGAGTGGGTCGAGGCGACGCTGCCGGCGTGGCAGGAGCTCGTCGACCCGGTCGCCGAGCGCGTGGGCGCCGCCATGGGCGACGTCCTGCCGGAGGAGATGCAGGCCATGGCCGGCCCACTGATCGGCATGATGCGCTCGATGGGCGGCGCCATGTTCGGCACGCAGATCGGGCAGGCCGTGGGCGTGCTCGCCGGCGAGGTCGTCGGCTCGACCGACATCGGCCTGCCGCTCGGCCCGGCCGGCAAGGCCGCGCTGCTGCCGGTGAACATCGAGGCGTTCGGCAAGGACCTGGGCGTGTCCAAGGAGGAGGTGCGGCTGTATCTCGCCCTGCGCGAGGCCGCCCACCAGCGTCTCTTCGCACACGTGCCGTGGCTGCGCTCGCACCTGTTCGGCGCGGTCGACGGGTACGCGCGCGGGATCAAGGTGGACACCGCCAAGCTGGAGGACGTGGTCGGCCAGTTCGACCCGCAGAACCCCGAGCAGTTGCAGGACGCGCTCCAGCAGGGCATGTTCCAGCCGGAGGACACGCCCGAGCAGAAGGCCGCCCTCGCCCGTCTGGAGACGGCTCTGGCGCTCGTGGAGGGCTGGGTGGACGCCGTCGTGCACGCGGCCGCGAAGCCGCGCCTGTCGTCGGCGGACGCGCTGCGTGAGACGCTGCGCCGCCGCCGCGCCTCGGGCGGCCCGGCCGAGCAGACGTTCGCGACGCTGATCGGCCTCGAGCTGCGCCCGCGCCGGCTGCGGGACGCCTCCCGTCTGTGGGCGTCTCTCACGGACGCGCGCGGCGTCGACGGCCGGGACGCCCTGTGGGCCCACCCGGACATGCTGCCGACCGCGCAGGACCTGGACGACCCGGACGGCTTCGTCCACCGCGAGCACCTGGACTTCTCCGAGCTGGACAAGATGCTCGGCGAGGCGGCGGACGGTTCCTCCGGAAAGCCGGACCTGAAGAAGGACGAGGACGACGGCAAGGGCGACGGCGCCGAGTGA